The following are from one region of the Hydrogenimonas sp. SS33 genome:
- a CDS encoding NAD(P)/FAD-dependent oxidoreductase yields MRVVILGGGYGGLRAIEKLVKLPDTELVLVDKNGYHYLQTEVYGYIAGTRDIDELAIDLQAWCDGYGGRVRFVKSEILGVEPESKRVVLEKESLSYDILIVATGARTRFPDAIEGLRRHGFGVKHLHRAFLFRHLFEAEIERKVQGESEKVEIVVAGAGLSGVEVAAEMAHTLKRYAKTLGAHEKEIRVTLLDACDTILPGMHPKIVAVSKRRLASLKVRIRTGAYIEKVEERQLVLKNGESLPYTFIIFTGGITANSGFFQAAAKNGIGQLEVDPWLKIPGTHDIYAIGDVADIRDSRGDPLPPTAQIAEKSAEYVAKAVAARQNGRSVPPFRGRIDGMFIALGGRYGAAEIFGIRFHGMSAYWFKKLVTFVYRLGISLRANTAYRIRS; encoded by the coding sequence ATGCGCGTCGTGATTCTTGGCGGCGGCTACGGGGGGCTGCGGGCCATCGAAAAATTGGTGAAACTCCCCGATACGGAGCTGGTCCTCGTGGACAAAAACGGATACCACTACCTTCAGACCGAAGTCTACGGCTACATCGCCGGCACCAGGGACATCGACGAGCTGGCCATCGACCTGCAGGCGTGGTGCGACGGGTACGGAGGAAGGGTCCGTTTCGTCAAAAGCGAAATCCTCGGCGTGGAGCCGGAATCGAAAAGAGTCGTTCTTGAAAAGGAGTCGCTCTCCTACGACATCCTCATTGTCGCCACGGGGGCGAGGACCCGCTTTCCCGACGCCATAGAGGGGCTGCGCCGCCACGGTTTCGGGGTGAAACATCTCCACCGCGCCTTCCTCTTCCGCCACCTCTTTGAAGCAGAAATAGAGCGGAAGGTCCAGGGAGAGAGCGAAAAGGTGGAGATCGTCGTGGCGGGGGCCGGCCTTTCGGGCGTGGAGGTGGCCGCCGAAATGGCCCATACCCTGAAACGCTACGCCAAAACTCTGGGAGCCCACGAAAAAGAGATACGCGTCACCCTGCTGGATGCCTGCGACACCATACTCCCCGGGATGCACCCGAAGATCGTCGCCGTTTCGAAGAGGCGGTTGGCCTCCCTGAAGGTACGGATACGCACCGGCGCCTACATCGAGAAGGTGGAGGAGCGGCAGCTGGTTCTGAAAAACGGGGAAAGCCTTCCCTACACTTTCATCATTTTCACCGGCGGCATCACCGCCAACAGCGGATTTTTCCAAGCGGCGGCAAAGAACGGCATCGGCCAGCTGGAGGTGGACCCCTGGCTGAAGATCCCGGGAACGCATGACATCTACGCCATAGGCGACGTGGCGGATATCCGCGACAGCCGGGGAGATCCCCTGCCTCCGACGGCACAGATCGCGGAAAAGAGTGCCGAATATGTGGCCAAAGCGGTTGCCGCCCGCCAAAACGGCCGCAGCGTCCCACCTTTCAGGGGCAGGATCGACGGCATGTTCATCGCCCTGGGAGGGCGTTACGGCGCGGCGGAGATCTTCGGCATACGCTTCCACGGCATGAGCGCCTACTGGTTCAAGAAACTCGTCACCTTCGTCTACCGGCTCGGCATCAGCCTGCGGGCCAACACCGCCTACCGTATCCGCTCGTAA
- a CDS encoding helix-turn-helix transcriptional regulator, producing the protein MKVSDIFNIVHNALEAKNNGRKISQKAMAEELGVSMRTYQDWRTGRANPIAARALMQMLGELDDDEIVRVVKKIKALDEQPDAK; encoded by the coding sequence ATGAAAGTCAGCGACATTTTCAACATTGTCCACAACGCCCTGGAAGCGAAGAACAACGGCCGCAAAATCTCCCAGAAAGCGATGGCCGAGGAGCTGGGTGTTTCTATGCGGACCTACCAGGACTGGCGTACAGGGAGGGCGAACCCCATTGCCGCCCGGGCGCTCATGCAGATGCTGGGGGAGTTGGACGATGATGAAATTGTGCGTGTCGTAAAAAAGATAAAGGCTTTGGATGAGCAACCTGACGCAAAGTGA
- a CDS encoding peptidylprolyl isomerase, which produces MFGKKLKTYDYDQETLNQFQYARIKTDKGDIWVKLYVDEVPNTVANFATLAKEGFYDGLKFHRVIKGFMAQGGCPNSREGASGMPGTGGPGWAIPCETEKNTHKHVKGTISMAHAGKDTGGSQFFICFAPCPHLDGVHTVFGGIEENDADSMLVLDSIDQNDTIESIEILPSR; this is translated from the coding sequence ATGTTCGGCAAAAAACTCAAAACCTACGACTACGACCAGGAGACCCTGAACCAATTCCAATACGCCAGGATCAAAACCGACAAAGGCGACATCTGGGTCAAACTCTATGTGGATGAAGTACCCAATACGGTGGCCAACTTCGCCACACTGGCCAAAGAGGGTTTCTATGACGGCTTGAAGTTCCACCGTGTCATCAAGGGCTTCATGGCCCAGGGCGGCTGCCCCAACTCCCGGGAAGGAGCGAGTGGAATGCCAGGAACCGGCGGCCCAGGCTGGGCGATTCCCTGCGAAACAGAAAAGAATACCCACAAGCATGTGAAGGGGACCATCTCCATGGCCCACGCCGGCAAGGATACCGGCGGCAGCCAGTTTTTCATCTGTTTCGCCCCCTGTCCCCATCTCGACGGGGTCCATACCGTTTTCGGCGGCATCGAAGAGAATGACGCCGACAGCATGCTGGTTCTCGACTCCATCGACCAGAACGACACCATCGAGTCCATCGAAATCCTTCCTTCCCGCTGA